One part of the Gossypium raimondii isolate GPD5lz chromosome 1, ASM2569854v1, whole genome shotgun sequence genome encodes these proteins:
- the LOC105786100 gene encoding uncharacterized protein LOC105786100 isoform X2, producing the protein MRTKQKRACRKPPARKSAALAENVEAVKQGEKAVNQSEKAVNQNERIVNQSEEAFLSFINQNRKGDSVSADSNDLEVVDLDSDEAKSNSSLSSSSSDSDESFSAEESSTDDSSSVDRRSRKSTKRHGNVKQEASKLPNKGRKDDVNSSRVLHSFGKKHDECKMSEQDPRYNTKELKAALEVIKKIMKMDEAQPFSVPVDPVALGKSDYFNVIDTPMDFGTICSNLENSTKYMNTKDVFNDVQYIWENCCKCNQKGEYIVYLMKRVKKKFMKYWIAAGLSIGQSGKSNVGNLFEPSTTDYATRRRGHEPFYPVGSADGASQMQQGQLGFNQHHLYFPSSCYSQPHQLPQPPPSTTRPQFSQLSPVSYHQHHQSQHPPPSTNQPQFSQLQSHTGYSHFQPPGDIAPKHKKQASKKHKKNSSTGPAASILSGSPGQSQQPHLSYKLPYGLQQYQHSINRLQSSQLQGAVDGDYTRSHGYVPYYPVDPMVVPGQSHPQQSRLSDGESSESQERQLKASHCQPQSSQLQHNVDIEHSHTSLTDSALRAIRCALRYSASPKTNKSNQENQGPLGCTKSQPEQSPQRPEQRQFTKKRKGRGPTRCLFLNDLADGERIFVRINKFGQPVGPNSSKLSSFLGTVARNGHRAPLNFIDWRALSDSYKDDMWEYVQTKFDIDPSGKSWVMQSIATKWRDWKADLKATYYDSLNTDEERLKVSDPRVVPDQWPSLISYWNSEDTKKRCARNRANRQKHTCGHSSGTKSYARICEEEQNKRPDGKEPTRAELYILTHTRKNGQPVDDTAAKLISKIREQEAKKQNTLQCSDESNDTLCQVMGEEQGKNVGPYGMGPNRTGIFGPRPGRVVLARMASKAKRSANEEVRKIAVKMEAMEEKYALMEKNIARMTSNMEKFLEKIGGSSNILGSEQRHHEEEDPEEDDA; encoded by the exons ATGAGAACGAAGCAAAAACGGGCATGCAGAAAACCTCCTGCACGAAAATCAGCTGCATTGGCCGAGAATGTAGAAGCAGTGAAGCAAGGTGAAAAGGCAGTGAACCAAAGTGAAAAGGCTGTGAACCAAAATGAAAGAATAGTGAACCAAAGTGAGGAAgcgtttttaagttttattaaccaaaataGGAAAGGGGATTCTGTTTCTGCAGACTCAAATGATCTGGAAGTAGTTGACTTAGACTCTGATGAGGCCAAGAGTAATTCATCTTTATCATCCTCTTCAAGTGACAGTGATGAGTCATTTAGTGCTGAAGAAAGTAGCACCGATGACTCATCATCGGTGGATAGGAGATCAAGGAAATCGACTAAAAGGCATGGTAATGTAAAGCAGGAAGCAAGTAAATTACCAAataaagggaggaaagatgatgtTAACTCGTCCAGGGTTTTGCATTCTTTCGGTAAAAAGCATGATGAATGTAAGATGTCCGAGCAGGATCCTCGTTACAATACGAAAGAACTGAAAGCCGCATTGGAG GTgattaagaaaattatgaaGATGGATGAGGCTCAACCGTTCAGTGTTCCCGTAGATCCTGTTGCGTTGGGTAAATCT GATTACTTTAATGTAATCGACACACCAATGGATTTTGGTACCATATGTAGTAATTTAGAAAATAGCACAAAGTACATGAACACAAAAGACGTGTTTAATGATGTACAATACATTTGGGAGAACTGCTGCAAGTGCAACCAGAAGGGAGAGTATATAGTATATCTAATGAAACGAGTGAAGAAAAAGTTCATGAAGTACTGGATAGCTGCTGGCTTGAGCATTGGGCAATCAGGGAAGAGTAATG TGGGAAATTTGTTCGAGCCATCTACAACAGACTATGCTACAAGGCGTAGGGGACATGAGCCTTTCTATCCAGTGGGCAGTGCAGATGGTGCCAGTCAGATGCAGCAGGGTCAATTGGGTTTTAATCAGCACCATCTGTACTTCCCTTCATCATGCTATAGCCAACCTCATCAATTACCGCAACCTCCACCAAGCACTACACGGCCACAGTTTTCCCAGTTGTCCCCAGTGAgttatcaccaacatcatcagtCACAGCATCCACCGCCAAGCACCAACCAGCCACAATTCTCCCAATTACAATCTCACACGG GATATTCGCATTTTCAGCCTCCTGGAGACATAGCCCCAAAACACAAAAAGCAGGCATCTAAGAAACACAAAAAGAACTCATCTACAGGTCCTGCAGCCTCCATTCTTAGTGGGTCACCAGGCCAGTCACAACAGCCTCATTTGAGTTACAAGCTGCCATATGGTCTGCAGCAGTACCAGCACAGTATCAACCGGCTACAATCCTCTCAATTGCAGGGTGCTGTAGATGGTG ATTATACAAGGTCCCATGGGTATGTCCCCTATTATCCGGTGGATCCCATGGTTGTCCCTGGCCAATCACATCCCCAACAGTCCCGATTGAGCGATGGGGAATCTAGTGAGTCCCAGGAACGGCAACTGAAGGCAAGCCATTGCCAGCCTCAATCATCACAGCTGCAACATAATGTAGATATTG AACATTCACACACGTCACTTACAGATTCTGCCTTGAGGGCTATCAGATGTGCACTTAGATATTCTGCCAGCCCTAAAACTAACAAATCTAACCAAGAAAATCAAGGGCCGTTGGGCTGCACCAAATCCCAGCCTGAGCAGAGCCCACAGAGACCCGAACAGCGACAGTTCACAAAGAAGAGGAAAGGAAGAGGTCCTACTCGCTGCCTCTTCTTAAATGATCTGGCAGATGGTGAGCGGATATTTGTCCGCATCAACAAGTTTGGACAGCCTGTTGGTCCAAATTCATCCAAGCTAAGCAGCTTCCTGGGCACTGTAGCACGGAATGGACACAGGGCACCACTTAATTTTATAGACTGGAGGGCATTGTCAGATTCTTACAAAGATGATATGTGGGAATATGTTCAG ACAAAGTTTGACATTGATCCAAGTGGCAAGTCTTGGGTCATGCAGTCAATTGCTACAAAATGGAGGGACTGGAAAGCAGATTTAAAGGCAACGTATTATGATTCTCTTAATACAGACGAAGAGCGCTTGAAAGTAAGTGATCCAAGGGTTGTTCCTGACCAATGGCCAAGCCTTATCTCATATTGGAACTCTGAAGACACAAAG AAGCGTTGTGCAAGAAATAGGGCTAACCGTCAAAAACATACGTGTGGACATTCATCAGGGACCAAGAGTTATGCAAGGATATGTGAGGAggag CAAAACAAGAGGCCTGATGGGAAGGAGCCAACTAGAGCTGAGCTTTATATATTAACACATACTCGCAAGAATGGACAGCCTGTTGACGATACCGCAGCAAAATTAATT TCAAAGATCCGCGAACAAGAAGCTAAGAAACAGAATACCTTACAATGTAGTGATGAATCAAATGACACTTTGTGTCAAGTTATGGGAGAAGAACAAGGCAAAAATGTGGGACCTTATGGAATGGGTCCCAATCGTACTGGCATTTTTGGCCCAAGACCTGGCCGTGTTGTCCTTGCAAGGATGGCTTCCAAGGCCAAAAGATCTGCAAATGAAGAGGTGCGCAAGATAGCAGTGAAAATGGAGGCCATGGAGGAAAAATATGCCCTTATGGAAAAGAATATAGCTAGAATGACTTCAAACATGGAAAAGTTTCTCGAGAAGATTGGGGGATCTTCAAATATTTTGGGTTCTGAGCAG CGTCATCATGAGGAGGAAGACCCAGAAGAGGATGATGCTTAA
- the LOC105786100 gene encoding uncharacterized protein LOC105786100 isoform X1, translating to MRTKQKRACRKPPARKSAALAENVEAVKQGEKAVNQSEKAVNQNERIVNQSEEAFLSFINQNRKGDSVSADSNDLEVVDLDSDEAKSNSSLSSSSSDSDESFSAEESSTDDSSSVDRRSRKSTKRHGNVKQEASKLPNKGRKDDVNSSRVLHSFGKKHDECKMSEQDPRYNTKELKAALEVIKKIMKMDEAQPFSVPVDPVALGKSDYFNVIDTPMDFGTICSNLENSTKYMNTKDVFNDVQYIWENCCKCNQKGEYIVYLMKRVKKKFMKYWIAAGLSIGQSGKSNVGNLFEPSTTDYATRRRGHEPFYPVGSADGASQMQQGQLGFNQHHLYFPSSCYSQPHQLPQPPPSTTRPQFSQLSPVSYHQHHQSQHPPPSTNQPQFSQLQSHTGYSHFQPPGDIAPKHKKQASKKHKKNSSTGPAASILSGSPGQSQQPHLSYKLPYGLQQYQHSINRLQSSQLQGAVDGGHSHFLPQSDYTRSHGYVPYYPVDPMVVPGQSHPQQSRLSDGESSESQERQLKASHCQPQSSQLQHNVDIEHSHTSLTDSALRAIRCALRYSASPKTNKSNQENQGPLGCTKSQPEQSPQRPEQRQFTKKRKGRGPTRCLFLNDLADGERIFVRINKFGQPVGPNSSKLSSFLGTVARNGHRAPLNFIDWRALSDSYKDDMWEYVQTKFDIDPSGKSWVMQSIATKWRDWKADLKATYYDSLNTDEERLKVSDPRVVPDQWPSLISYWNSEDTKKRCARNRANRQKHTCGHSSGTKSYARICEEEQNKRPDGKEPTRAELYILTHTRKNGQPVDDTAAKLISKIREQEAKKQNTLQCSDESNDTLCQVMGEEQGKNVGPYGMGPNRTGIFGPRPGRVVLARMASKAKRSANEEVRKIAVKMEAMEEKYALMEKNIARMTSNMEKFLEKIGGSSNILGSEQRHHEEEDPEEDDA from the exons ATGAGAACGAAGCAAAAACGGGCATGCAGAAAACCTCCTGCACGAAAATCAGCTGCATTGGCCGAGAATGTAGAAGCAGTGAAGCAAGGTGAAAAGGCAGTGAACCAAAGTGAAAAGGCTGTGAACCAAAATGAAAGAATAGTGAACCAAAGTGAGGAAgcgtttttaagttttattaaccaaaataGGAAAGGGGATTCTGTTTCTGCAGACTCAAATGATCTGGAAGTAGTTGACTTAGACTCTGATGAGGCCAAGAGTAATTCATCTTTATCATCCTCTTCAAGTGACAGTGATGAGTCATTTAGTGCTGAAGAAAGTAGCACCGATGACTCATCATCGGTGGATAGGAGATCAAGGAAATCGACTAAAAGGCATGGTAATGTAAAGCAGGAAGCAAGTAAATTACCAAataaagggaggaaagatgatgtTAACTCGTCCAGGGTTTTGCATTCTTTCGGTAAAAAGCATGATGAATGTAAGATGTCCGAGCAGGATCCTCGTTACAATACGAAAGAACTGAAAGCCGCATTGGAG GTgattaagaaaattatgaaGATGGATGAGGCTCAACCGTTCAGTGTTCCCGTAGATCCTGTTGCGTTGGGTAAATCT GATTACTTTAATGTAATCGACACACCAATGGATTTTGGTACCATATGTAGTAATTTAGAAAATAGCACAAAGTACATGAACACAAAAGACGTGTTTAATGATGTACAATACATTTGGGAGAACTGCTGCAAGTGCAACCAGAAGGGAGAGTATATAGTATATCTAATGAAACGAGTGAAGAAAAAGTTCATGAAGTACTGGATAGCTGCTGGCTTGAGCATTGGGCAATCAGGGAAGAGTAATG TGGGAAATTTGTTCGAGCCATCTACAACAGACTATGCTACAAGGCGTAGGGGACATGAGCCTTTCTATCCAGTGGGCAGTGCAGATGGTGCCAGTCAGATGCAGCAGGGTCAATTGGGTTTTAATCAGCACCATCTGTACTTCCCTTCATCATGCTATAGCCAACCTCATCAATTACCGCAACCTCCACCAAGCACTACACGGCCACAGTTTTCCCAGTTGTCCCCAGTGAgttatcaccaacatcatcagtCACAGCATCCACCGCCAAGCACCAACCAGCCACAATTCTCCCAATTACAATCTCACACGG GATATTCGCATTTTCAGCCTCCTGGAGACATAGCCCCAAAACACAAAAAGCAGGCATCTAAGAAACACAAAAAGAACTCATCTACAGGTCCTGCAGCCTCCATTCTTAGTGGGTCACCAGGCCAGTCACAACAGCCTCATTTGAGTTACAAGCTGCCATATGGTCTGCAGCAGTACCAGCACAGTATCAACCGGCTACAATCCTCTCAATTGCAGGGTGCTGTAGATGGTG GACACTCTCACTTTCTGCCTCAATCAGATTATACAAGGTCCCATGGGTATGTCCCCTATTATCCGGTGGATCCCATGGTTGTCCCTGGCCAATCACATCCCCAACAGTCCCGATTGAGCGATGGGGAATCTAGTGAGTCCCAGGAACGGCAACTGAAGGCAAGCCATTGCCAGCCTCAATCATCACAGCTGCAACATAATGTAGATATTG AACATTCACACACGTCACTTACAGATTCTGCCTTGAGGGCTATCAGATGTGCACTTAGATATTCTGCCAGCCCTAAAACTAACAAATCTAACCAAGAAAATCAAGGGCCGTTGGGCTGCACCAAATCCCAGCCTGAGCAGAGCCCACAGAGACCCGAACAGCGACAGTTCACAAAGAAGAGGAAAGGAAGAGGTCCTACTCGCTGCCTCTTCTTAAATGATCTGGCAGATGGTGAGCGGATATTTGTCCGCATCAACAAGTTTGGACAGCCTGTTGGTCCAAATTCATCCAAGCTAAGCAGCTTCCTGGGCACTGTAGCACGGAATGGACACAGGGCACCACTTAATTTTATAGACTGGAGGGCATTGTCAGATTCTTACAAAGATGATATGTGGGAATATGTTCAG ACAAAGTTTGACATTGATCCAAGTGGCAAGTCTTGGGTCATGCAGTCAATTGCTACAAAATGGAGGGACTGGAAAGCAGATTTAAAGGCAACGTATTATGATTCTCTTAATACAGACGAAGAGCGCTTGAAAGTAAGTGATCCAAGGGTTGTTCCTGACCAATGGCCAAGCCTTATCTCATATTGGAACTCTGAAGACACAAAG AAGCGTTGTGCAAGAAATAGGGCTAACCGTCAAAAACATACGTGTGGACATTCATCAGGGACCAAGAGTTATGCAAGGATATGTGAGGAggag CAAAACAAGAGGCCTGATGGGAAGGAGCCAACTAGAGCTGAGCTTTATATATTAACACATACTCGCAAGAATGGACAGCCTGTTGACGATACCGCAGCAAAATTAATT TCAAAGATCCGCGAACAAGAAGCTAAGAAACAGAATACCTTACAATGTAGTGATGAATCAAATGACACTTTGTGTCAAGTTATGGGAGAAGAACAAGGCAAAAATGTGGGACCTTATGGAATGGGTCCCAATCGTACTGGCATTTTTGGCCCAAGACCTGGCCGTGTTGTCCTTGCAAGGATGGCTTCCAAGGCCAAAAGATCTGCAAATGAAGAGGTGCGCAAGATAGCAGTGAAAATGGAGGCCATGGAGGAAAAATATGCCCTTATGGAAAAGAATATAGCTAGAATGACTTCAAACATGGAAAAGTTTCTCGAGAAGATTGGGGGATCTTCAAATATTTTGGGTTCTGAGCAG CGTCATCATGAGGAGGAAGACCCAGAAGAGGATGATGCTTAA